The DNA segment GAGCAGCGCGCCCGCTGCGTATCGGTGCGTCGCGTGGCGCGGCCTGATGCTGGTAGCGAGTGGTACGACTCAGGTGCGTACCTGTTCGGGGAAGGATACCACACGCCGAGGAGCAGCGGCTTGATCGAGGCGCGTGTTCAGCGTTTCGCATCACCCGTGATTGCGCCTCGCTTTGCTGCACGGCATACCCACCCGGCACAATCGCCGCTATTCCGCACCATGCCGCCCGCTGGGACGAATGGGGGATAGACGTAGCCCCGATCAACCGGGTATGCTGCGCATCGTCATCTGACTCGGCAGCGTCCGGATGGCATTCCAGCCTCAGCAGCGAGAAAGTGATCGTATGGTTGACATAAAGCTACAGCACGTTCGTCGTGCCTGGGTCAGGCTCGGCCTGCTGCTGGCAGTGGCGTTGGTGCTGACCAGCGGCTCGTGGGCAGCGGCAGAGTACCCTCTGGGTGCGGCAACGAGCATGATCAGCGTCACACCCACGGCGATTCCGCTCTCCGATCCCGAAATTGTCAATCCGCTGCGCGGCTTTTATCGCTGGTACGGTGTGGAAGGGATTCCGCAGCCGCGCCCGTCCTACGATCACTATCTCCGCTACACCTGGCGCGAGCTGGAGCCGTCCAAAGGACAGTACGATTTCTCGCCGATCGAGCGCGAGCTGCAAGCGGCGCGGGCGGCGGGCGCAAAGCTAGCCTTCCGCGTGATGAGCATCAACAACTTTGGCGCAGCCGTCGAGGTGCCGGAGTACCTGCGGCAGGAGGCGGGCGGTAGCTACTGCTCCTATGGCGGCAAGGTCGTCTGGGTGCCGGCCTGGGATCATCCGCAGTTTCTCGAACGGGCGCGGGCGCTCATGCAGGCGCTGGGCGCGCGCTACAACGGCAATCCGTGGCTGGGCTACTACGATATGGGCATCTACGGCCATTGGGGCGAGTGGCACACCAACGGCCTCTGCACGCCGCCCGCCACCGCCGCTACCAAGCGGGCGCTCGTCGATATTCAGCTCGCCGCATTTCCCAGCAGCCGTGTCCTGATGAACTCCGGCGGGCCGGAGGTCGATGCCTTCGTCTATGCGCTGGGCGCATCGCCGCGCGTCGGCGTGCGTGTTGATAGCCTGTGCGATCCGTGGTTCGACCAGCAGTTTACGGCGTATCCGGCCAAGCTGGCGGCGATGCGCGATCGGTGGAAGACCGCGCCGGTCGTCTCCGAGTACCTCGGCGGTGGTCGTCCCAACCTGGCGGAGTGCGACCGGCAGGTCCAGACGTGGCATATCGCCGCTGTCGCGGGCGGCAACTTCGGCGCCTGGAGCAGCTACTCCGCCGACGAGCAGGCGCAACTGATCACCATCGGGAAGCGCTCCGGCTACCGCATACAGCTCAACGCGCTGAGCTACCCCGCCGTGGTGACGACCGGCCAGCGCTTTAGCATCGACAGCCAGTGGTCGAATGTCGGCGTGACGCCGCTGTACGAGCAGTATGCCGTGACCTTTCAACTGCATCAGCAGGGCACGCGCGCGCTGGTCTGGACCGGCGTCTCGCATCTGAACCTTGAGCGGCTGCTGCCGACGACGCAGCCGCAGCCTGTCAGCGATCCGCTGATGATGTCAGACGCGATACCCGCTGGTCAATATGAGCTGAATCTCGTCGTGCGCGACCCTACGTGGTATCGTCCGCCGCTGACGCTGGCAAATACCGGGCGCGATAGCGTGGGCCGCTATCCGCTCGGCACGATCACGGTCAGCCCGGGCGTTCCTCGTGAGAAGGTCTATCTTCCTGGCCTCACGCGCTAGGAGAACGAAGAACCAAACAAAGAACCGGGTGCCAGACCGGGCGCCCGTTGGGCATGGCACCCGGCGCTCAGCGGGGGTGGCGCGCGAGCGGCGGGGGTGAGGGCCTGAAACTCCGAACCTGGAGTCCCACAAATGATAGTACCTCGTCGATAGTCCCGTTCACCCTTTTGTCAGGGAAAATCAGCATATCTTCATCTTCGCTCGAACGTTTTTACCATTGAAGCCACGACTCGTCCGCCCTTCCGCTCGAACCGTCACGGAACAAACCAAAAACTCGCAATGATACCTTATTTATCCTACGTTGCTACGTGAAAGGACCTCACACCCCCCGGCACCCGCCTACCCTGAAGTGATCGCTCAAACGCCTCGTGTGTCATGCCGCTGTTTGCCGAATGCCGATACCGCGCAGCAGCGCCGTATGCCTCCGTCGGACCCACTGTTTGCCAAATGCCGATACGTGCAAGCAGAACATCATGTGTACCAGTGAGGATCGTGCCATGAACCTTTCGACCAACAATACACCATCCCTCGACCAGGCAGTACTGGCGATGAATGCCCAGGCAGATCATACAGTCTCGACAGCGGATACCGGCTCAGCCGGGCAGCATTCAGGATCATTTGGCGATCTGCCCGCGATGGCCTACGAAAGCACGCAGCGACCAGCCGCGAAGCACCGGGTGAGTGTGATCATTCCCGCGCTCAACGAGGCAGAAAACCTGCCGTATGTCCTGCCGCGCGTTCCGGCCTGGATCGACGAGGTGATGCTTGTCGATGGGAACTCGACCGATAACACGGTTGAGGTGGCGCGGCGGCTGCGGCCTGATATTCGGATCGTACAGCAGCAGGGGCGGGGCAAGGGCGCGGCATTGCGCACCGGCTTTGCGGCGGCGACCGGTGATATCATTGTGATGCTTGACGCCGACGGCTCGACCGATCCCGGCGAGATGGAGCTGTTCATTCAGGTGCTGTGCAACGGCGCCGACTTTGTCAAGGCGTCGCGCTTCATCCAGGGCGCTGGCACCTCCGACATGCCGCTCTACCGTCAGTTTGGCAACGAGGCGCTGACAATGCTGGTGCGTCTGCTGTTCGGCGGGCGGTTTTCCGATCTGTGCTACGGCTATAACGCCTTCTGGGCGCGCGTGCTGCCGCTGCTGGAGCTGGATGGCGACGGCTTCGAGATCGAGACGATGATGAACGTGCGGGCGCTGCGCGCCGGGCTGAAAGTCGTCGAGATGCCGAGCTTCGAGTCGGAGCGGGTACATGGCGAGGGCCGCCTGCGCACGATCCCCGACGGCTGGCGGGTGCTCAAGACGATCTTCAAGGAGCGCCTGCGTCCATACCGCCCGGCTACCCATAACCTGAAGCATCCTACCGCCAGCTAAGGCGCTACTCGCCAGAGCCAGATAAACAATGACACAATCTTCTGAAGCTTTTTCGGTGATCCTCTGCGCGTACACCGAGGCGCGCTGGAGCGATCTGATCGCGGCGGTAGCATCGGCGCAGCGCCAGACGGTGCTGCCGCGCGACATCATTGTGGTGATCGATCATAACCCGGCGCTGCTCGCACGGTCGCGCGCCTACTTCTCCGGCGTGACAGTGATCGAAAATCGCGGCGCGCGTGGCCTCTCCGGGGCGCGCAACAGCGGCGTTGCGGCGGCGCGCGGCTCGCTGATCGTCTTTCTCGACGACGACGCGATTGCCGCGCCCGACTGGCTGGAGCAGCTCAGCGCGTGCTACGCCGATCCCGCAGCGATCGGCGTCGGCGGCGCGATCGAGCCGCGCTGGACCGCTCGACAGCCGCGCTGGTTTCCCGCCGAGTTCAACTGGGTCGTCGGCTGCACCTATCGCGGCATGCCTGAGCGTCGCGCCGCCGTGCGCAACCTGATCGGCTGCAATATGTCGTTTCGGCGCGAGGCATTCGAGCGCATGGGCGGCTTTCGGATCGGGCGCGTCGGCGTGCTGTCGATCGGCCAGGAGAACGACGACACCGAGTTTTGCATCCGGCTGACGGCGTCGCTGCCCGATGCGCAGTTGATCTATCAGCCTGGCGCGCGGGTGCAGCATCGCGTCCCGCCGCAGCGCGCGACGCTGGCCTACTTTGCGCGGCGCTGCTACTCCGAGGGCCTCTCGAAGGCGTATCTGGCGCGGCTGGTCGGTCACGATCGCGGGCTGTCCTCGGAGCGCGATTACACGCTGCGCACGTTGCCGAGCGGCGTGCTGCGCGGCGTGATCGATACCCTGGCACGCCGCGACGCTGGCGGCCTGCTGCGGTCGTCGGCGATCGTCGCGGGCCTGGCGATCACCACCGCTGGCTATCTGGCTGGTCGTGTCGCGCACCTGATGCAGCGCCGTCCTGTCGTCGATCGAGCCGAGGCGCAGCCTGAGCGCAGCGCGATGGAGCAGCCGAGCGCATGATGACAGCAAGATCGGAGCCGCTGCGGGTGCTGATGGTCACGCCCCGCTATTTTCCGGCGATCGGCGGCGTCGAAACCCATGTCGATCAGGTCGCGCGCCGCATGGTGCGCTCCGGCGCTGAGGTCACGGTGCTGACGACCGATCGCAGCGGTGCGCTGCCGCAGCGCGAGCAGCGCGAGGGCGTGACGATCGAGCGGGTGCGGGCGTGGCCTGCCGAGCGCGACTACTACTTCGCGCCCGGCATTGCGCGCGTGATCGAGCGCGGCGCGTGGGACATCGTGCATTGCCAAAGCTATCATACCCTCGTCGCTCCCCTGGCGATGCTGGCCGCGCTGCGGGCGCGGCTGCCCTACGTCGTCACCTTTCACGGCGGCGGCCACTCGTCGCGGCTGCGCAACGCGATGCGCAAGCCGCAGTGGGCGCTGCTGCGTCCGCTGCTGGCTCGTGCCGCGCGGCTGGTGGCGATTGCGCGCTTCGAGATCGCACTCTACGGCCAGCAGTTGCGCCTGCCCGCCGAGCGCTTCGCGTTCATTCCCAACGGCGCGGATCTGCCCAGAGTCGCGCCGCAGCCTGGTGCCGCGACCGCCGGGCCGCTAATCGCATCGGTGGGGCGGCTGGAGCGCTACAAAGGCCATCACCGGGCGATTGCGGCGCTGCCGGAGGTGCTGAGGCACTACCCGGCAGCGCGGCTGCGGATCGTCGGAACCGGGCCGTACGAGGAACCTTTGCGGCGCATGGCGGCGCGGCTTGGCGTCGCCGGTCGCGTCGAGATCGGCGGCATTCCGCCGACCGAGCGGCACGCTATGGCGGCGCTGCTGGCGAGCAGCGCGCTGGTGACGCTGCTGAGCGACTACGAGACTCATCCGATCGCGGCGCTTGAGGCGCTGGCGCTTGGCCGTCCCGTGCTGGTGGCGGATACCTCCGGCCTGGGCGAGCTGGCAAGCCGGGGCCTGGCGCGGGCCGTGCCGCTCGCGTCCACGTCCGCGCAGGTCGCCGCCGCGATCGTCGAGCAGCTGCGCGCGCCGCTGGTGCCGCCGCCGATCGAGCTGCCGACCTGGGACGATTGCGCCGCCGATCTGCTGAAGCTCTATCATTCAATCGCCGGGAGGCCACCATGCGCGTCCTGATGCTGACGCAGTTCTACCCGCCCTACATCGGCGGCGAGGAGCGCCATGTGCGCAATCTGAGCACGAAGCTGGCCGCGCGCGGCCACGACGTGGCGGTCGCGACACTCTGGAATCACGGCCTGCGGGAGTTCGAGGACGACCAGGGCGTGCGCGTCTATCGCGTTCGCGGCACGATGCAGCGGATCGAGCGGCTGTTTAGCGAGAGCGCCCGCAGGCACGCGCCGCCCTTTCCCGATCCTGAGCTGGCGCTGGCGCTGCAAAAGGTGATCCGGCGCGAGCGTCCGCAGATCGTCCATGCGCATAACTGGATGACGCGCTCGTTCGTGCCGCTCAAGGCGTGGAGCGGCGCGCGGCTGGTGCTGACGGTCCACGATCATAGCGTGGTCTGTCCCAAGAAGAAGCTGATCTATAATGACGATCCGTGCAGCGGCCCCGCGCGCGGCAAATGTTTGGGCTGCGCCAGCACGCACTACGGCAAGATCAAGGGCCTGCCGGTGGCGCTCTCCAACGTCGTGATGAGCACGGCGGAGC comes from the Herpetosiphonaceae bacterium genome and includes:
- a CDS encoding DUF4832 domain-containing protein yields the protein MVDIKLQHVRRAWVRLGLLLAVALVLTSGSWAAAEYPLGAATSMISVTPTAIPLSDPEIVNPLRGFYRWYGVEGIPQPRPSYDHYLRYTWRELEPSKGQYDFSPIERELQAARAAGAKLAFRVMSINNFGAAVEVPEYLRQEAGGSYCSYGGKVVWVPAWDHPQFLERARALMQALGARYNGNPWLGYYDMGIYGHWGEWHTNGLCTPPATAATKRALVDIQLAAFPSSRVLMNSGGPEVDAFVYALGASPRVGVRVDSLCDPWFDQQFTAYPAKLAAMRDRWKTAPVVSEYLGGGRPNLAECDRQVQTWHIAAVAGGNFGAWSSYSADEQAQLITIGKRSGYRIQLNALSYPAVVTTGQRFSIDSQWSNVGVTPLYEQYAVTFQLHQQGTRALVWTGVSHLNLERLLPTTQPQPVSDPLMMSDAIPAGQYELNLVVRDPTWYRPPLTLANTGRDSVGRYPLGTITVSPGVPREKVYLPGLTR
- a CDS encoding glycosyltransferase family 2 protein; translation: MNLSTNNTPSLDQAVLAMNAQADHTVSTADTGSAGQHSGSFGDLPAMAYESTQRPAAKHRVSVIIPALNEAENLPYVLPRVPAWIDEVMLVDGNSTDNTVEVARRLRPDIRIVQQQGRGKGAALRTGFAAATGDIIVMLDADGSTDPGEMELFIQVLCNGADFVKASRFIQGAGTSDMPLYRQFGNEALTMLVRLLFGGRFSDLCYGYNAFWARVLPLLELDGDGFEIETMMNVRALRAGLKVVEMPSFESERVHGEGRLRTIPDGWRVLKTIFKERLRPYRPATHNLKHPTAS
- a CDS encoding glycosyltransferase family 2 protein yields the protein MTQSSEAFSVILCAYTEARWSDLIAAVASAQRQTVLPRDIIVVIDHNPALLARSRAYFSGVTVIENRGARGLSGARNSGVAAARGSLIVFLDDDAIAAPDWLEQLSACYADPAAIGVGGAIEPRWTARQPRWFPAEFNWVVGCTYRGMPERRAAVRNLIGCNMSFRREAFERMGGFRIGRVGVLSIGQENDDTEFCIRLTASLPDAQLIYQPGARVQHRVPPQRATLAYFARRCYSEGLSKAYLARLVGHDRGLSSERDYTLRTLPSGVLRGVIDTLARRDAGGLLRSSAIVAGLAITTAGYLAGRVAHLMQRRPVVDRAEAQPERSAMEQPSA
- a CDS encoding glycosyltransferase family 4 protein, encoding MMTARSEPLRVLMVTPRYFPAIGGVETHVDQVARRMVRSGAEVTVLTTDRSGALPQREQREGVTIERVRAWPAERDYYFAPGIARVIERGAWDIVHCQSYHTLVAPLAMLAALRARLPYVVTFHGGGHSSRLRNAMRKPQWALLRPLLARAARLVAIARFEIALYGQQLRLPAERFAFIPNGADLPRVAPQPGAATAGPLIASVGRLERYKGHHRAIAALPEVLRHYPAARLRIVGTGPYEEPLRRMAARLGVAGRVEIGGIPPTERHAMAALLASSALVTLLSDYETHPIAALEALALGRPVLVADTSGLGELASRGLARAVPLASTSAQVAAAIVEQLRAPLVPPPIELPTWDDCAADLLKLYHSIAGRPPCAS